From a region of the Vallicoccus soli genome:
- a CDS encoding NUDIX hydrolase yields MQGDGDGWVQCAQGHRHWGRNGAAGLLLRAPGTEGDVRVLLQHRAEWTHEGGTWGIPGGARDSHETMADAALREAAEEASLPLERVRTGEEHVVDHGGWTYTTVLADADALLPTVLQRESVELRWVAEADVDALPLHPGFAASWPVLRAPAVRLVVDAANVVGSRPDGWWRDRAGATTRLLERLRALSPAVRPGRVVRLPAGALVRVGEVVVVVEGRAAAVEDVAGVEVLRAPGSGDDTVAGAVVAGSAGGLVVVTADRGLRDRLPDGAVAAGPRWLLDLVDAA; encoded by the coding sequence GTGCAGGGCGACGGCGACGGCTGGGTGCAGTGCGCCCAGGGGCACCGGCACTGGGGGCGCAACGGGGCGGCCGGACTGCTGCTCCGGGCCCCCGGTACCGAGGGTGACGTCCGCGTCCTGCTGCAGCACCGCGCCGAGTGGACCCACGAGGGCGGCACCTGGGGCATCCCCGGCGGTGCGCGCGACAGCCACGAGACGATGGCGGACGCCGCGCTGCGCGAGGCCGCCGAGGAGGCCTCCCTGCCGCTGGAGCGGGTGCGCACCGGCGAGGAGCACGTCGTCGACCACGGCGGCTGGACCTACACGACGGTGCTGGCCGACGCCGACGCCCTCCTGCCCACCGTGCTGCAGCGGGAGAGCGTGGAGCTGCGCTGGGTCGCGGAGGCCGACGTGGACGCCCTGCCCCTGCACCCGGGCTTCGCGGCCTCCTGGCCCGTGCTGCGGGCCCCGGCCGTACGGCTCGTCGTCGACGCGGCCAACGTCGTCGGCAGCCGCCCGGACGGCTGGTGGAGGGACCGTGCGGGCGCGACGACCCGCCTGCTCGAGCGGCTCCGCGCGCTGTCGCCCGCGGTGCGGCCCGGTCGCGTCGTGCGCCTGCCGGCGGGCGCGCTGGTACGGGTCGGGGAGGTCGTCGTCGTCGTGGAGGGCCGGGCCGCAGCGGTGGAGGACGTGGCCGGCGTCGAGGTGCTCCGGGCGCCGGGCAGCGGCGACGACACCGTCGCCGGGGCCGTGGTCGCCGGGAGTGCGGGCGGGCTCGTCGTGGTGACCGCTGACCGGGGCCTGCGCGACCGGCTGCCCGACGGGGCGGTGGCCGCCGGACCCCGGTGGCTGCTGGACCTCGTCGACGCGGCCTGA
- a CDS encoding SufE family protein: protein MSTLTPALEGVVEDFRAVGPQDRLQLLLELSRELPPLPERYAGAPERMERVDECQSPLFLAVEVDGEGGARAVHLYFDAPAEAPTTRGFAGILREGLDGSTPEEVLAVPDDFYVGLGLAEAVSPLRLRGMAAMLARIKRQVRAAA from the coding sequence GTGAGCACGCTGACCCCGGCCCTCGAGGGCGTGGTCGAGGACTTCCGGGCCGTCGGCCCGCAGGACCGGCTGCAGCTGCTGCTCGAGCTCTCCCGCGAGCTGCCCCCGCTGCCCGAGCGCTACGCCGGGGCTCCCGAGCGCATGGAGCGGGTCGACGAGTGCCAGTCGCCGCTGTTCCTCGCCGTCGAGGTCGACGGCGAGGGCGGCGCGCGCGCCGTGCACCTCTACTTCGACGCCCCCGCGGAGGCGCCGACGACCCGCGGCTTCGCGGGCATCCTGCGCGAGGGCCTCGACGGCAGCACCCCCGAGGAGGTGCTGGCCGTCCCCGACGACTTCTACGTCGGCCTGGGGCTCGCCGAGGCGGTGAGCCCGCTGCGGCTGCGCGGGATGGCGGCGATGCTGGCCCGCATCAAGCGGCAGGTGCGCGCCGCGGCCTGA
- a CDS encoding RecQ family ATP-dependent DNA helicase: protein MPADPAPPAPTADPVALRARADELLRALAGPAARLREDQWTAIEALAVHRRRALVVQRTGWGKSAVYFLATALLREQGAGPTVIVSPLLALMRNQVEAASRAGIRARTINSANVEEWDAVSAEVRAGEVDVLLVSPERLNSPGFRDDVLPRLAAETGLVVVDEAHCISDWGHDFRPDYRRLRDLLTDLRPGVPVLATTATANARVTADVAEQLEAGGDGSAPLVLRGTLDRPSLHLGVLALPTAAHRLAWLSEHLDALPGSGIVYALTVAQAEDAAAHLRERGHVVASYTGRTEAAERAQAEQDLVANRVKALVATSALGMGFDKPDLGFVVHLGAPQSPIAYYQQVGRAGRGVDRAVALLLPGHEDQDIWRYFASLAFPPEPVVQHALDALAEAGRPVSTAALETRVELGRTRLEQMLKVLDVEGAVQRVRGGWVATGRPWAYDAERYARVAEARSREQRAMLDYLVAPGCRMAFLRDQLDDEGVQPCGRCDRCTAPSWPTSVDDAAVGAAVEGTRRPGVEVAPRAMWPTAMASLGVDLSGRIPAAEQAAPGRALGRLSDIGWGPRLREVVGPAAGDGPLPDDLFDGLVQVLRHWGWDERPQAVAWVGSARRPGLVRATAERLAAVGRLALLGSVRRSGGPDVPEQVARVNSAQRVRALHGALRPDPDLAAALPGLRGPLLLVDDVVGTGWTMAVAARELRRAGAPAVLPLALALDA from the coding sequence GTGCCTGCCGACCCCGCCCCGCCCGCCCCGACCGCCGACCCCGTCGCCCTGCGCGCGCGGGCCGACGAGCTGCTCCGCGCCCTCGCCGGGCCGGCGGCGCGCCTGCGCGAGGACCAGTGGACGGCGATCGAGGCGCTGGCGGTGCACCGCCGCCGCGCGCTCGTCGTGCAGCGCACCGGCTGGGGCAAGTCCGCGGTCTACTTCCTCGCCACGGCCCTGCTGCGCGAGCAGGGCGCGGGCCCCACGGTCATCGTGTCGCCGCTGCTCGCGCTCATGCGCAACCAGGTCGAGGCGGCCTCGCGCGCCGGCATCCGGGCCCGCACCATCAACTCGGCCAACGTCGAGGAGTGGGACGCGGTGTCCGCGGAGGTGCGCGCGGGCGAGGTCGACGTGCTGCTCGTCAGCCCCGAGCGCCTCAACTCCCCCGGCTTCCGCGACGACGTGCTGCCGCGCCTCGCCGCCGAGACCGGCCTCGTCGTCGTCGACGAGGCGCACTGCATCAGCGACTGGGGCCACGACTTCCGCCCCGACTACCGGCGGCTGCGCGACCTGCTCACCGACCTGCGCCCGGGGGTCCCGGTGCTCGCGACGACGGCCACCGCCAACGCCCGCGTGACCGCCGACGTCGCCGAGCAGCTCGAGGCCGGCGGCGACGGCTCGGCGCCGCTCGTGCTGCGCGGCACGCTCGACCGGCCCAGCCTGCACCTCGGGGTCCTGGCCCTGCCGACGGCGGCCCACCGGCTGGCCTGGCTGTCCGAGCACCTCGACGCCCTGCCGGGCTCCGGGATCGTCTACGCGCTCACGGTCGCCCAGGCCGAGGACGCCGCGGCCCACCTGCGCGAGCGCGGGCACGTCGTCGCGTCGTACACGGGACGCACCGAGGCCGCCGAGCGCGCCCAGGCCGAGCAGGACCTCGTCGCCAACCGGGTCAAGGCGCTCGTGGCCACGTCCGCGCTCGGGATGGGGTTCGACAAGCCCGACCTCGGCTTCGTCGTGCACCTCGGCGCGCCGCAGTCGCCCATCGCCTACTACCAGCAGGTCGGCCGCGCCGGCCGCGGCGTCGACCGGGCGGTGGCCCTGCTCCTGCCGGGGCACGAGGACCAGGACATCTGGCGCTACTTCGCCTCCCTCGCCTTCCCGCCGGAGCCGGTCGTGCAGCACGCGCTCGACGCGCTCGCCGAGGCCGGCCGGCCGGTGTCGACGGCGGCGCTGGAGACCCGCGTCGAGCTCGGGCGCACGCGCCTGGAGCAGATGCTCAAGGTGCTCGACGTCGAGGGCGCCGTGCAGCGGGTCCGCGGCGGCTGGGTCGCGACGGGCCGGCCCTGGGCCTACGACGCCGAGCGGTACGCCCGGGTCGCCGAGGCCCGCTCCCGGGAGCAGCGGGCGATGCTCGACTACCTCGTCGCGCCCGGCTGCCGCATGGCCTTCCTGCGCGACCAGCTCGACGACGAGGGCGTGCAGCCCTGCGGCCGCTGCGACCGGTGCACGGCCCCCTCCTGGCCCACCAGCGTCGACGACGCCGCGGTCGGCGCCGCGGTCGAGGGCACGCGCCGCCCCGGCGTCGAGGTGGCGCCGCGCGCGATGTGGCCGACGGCCATGGCCTCGCTCGGCGTCGACCTCTCCGGGCGCATCCCGGCGGCCGAGCAGGCCGCCCCCGGGCGCGCGCTGGGCCGGCTCAGCGACATCGGCTGGGGACCGCGGCTGCGCGAGGTCGTGGGCCCGGCGGCCGGCGACGGCCCGCTCCCCGACGACCTCTTCGACGGCCTGGTGCAGGTGCTGCGGCACTGGGGCTGGGACGAGCGCCCGCAGGCGGTCGCCTGGGTCGGGTCCGCGCGGCGCCCCGGGCTGGTGCGCGCCACCGCCGAGCGCCTCGCCGCGGTCGGCCGGCTCGCCCTGCTCGGCTCCGTCCGGCGCTCCGGCGGGCCCGACGTCCCCGAGCAGGTCGCCCGGGTGAACTCCGCCCAGCGGGTCCGCGCCCTGCACGGCGCCCTGCGCCCCGACCCCGACCTCGCCGCCGCCCTGCCCGGGCTGCGCGGCCCCCTGCTCCTCGTCGACGACGTCGTCGGCACCGGCTGGACCATGGCCGTCGCCGCCCGCGAGCTGCGCCGCGCCGGCGCCCCCGCCGTCCTGCCGCTGGCCCTGGCCCTCGACGCCTGA
- a CDS encoding WhiB family transcriptional regulator: MGRAEGPRGGRAGRLREGLCLATTRLAPATHIPRYGWQDSAACQGADLDLFFGHEGESRRERAEREQRAAALCGGCPVRDACLRHALVVPERYGVWGGTTEEERRELPTGAALATGALPRVRRPHPHEAA, translated from the coding sequence TTGGGTCGGGCAGAGGGGCCGCGCGGTGGCCGCGCCGGCCGGCTGAGGGAAGGGCTCTGCCTGGCGACCACGAGGCTTGCACCGGCGACGCACATCCCCCGCTACGGGTGGCAGGACAGCGCCGCCTGCCAGGGCGCCGACCTCGACCTCTTCTTCGGGCACGAGGGGGAGTCCCGGCGCGAGCGCGCCGAGCGCGAGCAGCGCGCCGCCGCGCTCTGCGGCGGGTGCCCCGTGCGCGACGCCTGCCTGCGCCACGCCCTCGTCGTCCCCGAGCGCTACGGCGTCTGGGGCGGCACCACCGAGGAGGAGCGCCGCGAGCTGCCCACCGGCGCCGCCCTCGCCACCGGCGCCCTCCCGCGCGTACGTCGCCCCCACCCCCACGAGGCCGCCTGA
- a CDS encoding saccharopine dehydrogenase family protein, with protein MTGRIVLFGATGFTGGLVAAALAPLRGDAPLVLAGRDRARLEALASRLGGSAVEVAVADATDEAQVAGLVGRDDVLVSTVGPFARLGRPAVAAATGAGAAYLDSTGEPAFLEEVFRRHGPRAAATGARLLPAFGYDYVPGNLAAALALREAGGEARRVDVGYFLRGRGGLSTGTLASAAGAALQPGLAWRTGALRHERPAARVRSFHLGGRERAAVSVAGSEHLVLPRSFPQLLEVDVLLGWAGDLARPLQGASALAGLAGRVPGVRAGAGALAGRLAGALPGGTGQGPSPQARARTRSVAVAEAFTVDDRLLARVVLQGPDPYGLTGALLARGALAAAQGRLRGAGALGPVDALGLDGLGALARDAGLVPLEEG; from the coding sequence GTGACGGGACGCATCGTGCTCTTCGGCGCCACCGGCTTCACCGGCGGCCTGGTCGCCGCCGCCCTCGCGCCGCTGCGCGGGGACGCACCCCTGGTCCTCGCCGGCCGCGACCGGGCCCGCCTCGAGGCGCTCGCGTCCCGCCTGGGCGGGTCCGCCGTCGAGGTCGCCGTCGCCGACGCGACCGACGAGGCGCAGGTGGCGGGGCTGGTGGGCCGCGACGACGTGCTCGTCAGCACCGTCGGGCCGTTCGCGCGGCTGGGGCGCCCGGCGGTCGCCGCCGCCACCGGCGCCGGGGCGGCGTACCTCGACTCGACCGGCGAGCCGGCCTTCCTCGAGGAGGTCTTCCGCCGGCACGGCCCCCGCGCCGCCGCCACGGGCGCCCGGCTGCTGCCGGCGTTCGGCTACGACTACGTCCCCGGCAACCTCGCCGCCGCGCTCGCGCTGCGCGAGGCGGGCGGGGAGGCCCGGCGGGTCGACGTCGGCTACTTCCTGCGCGGGCGCGGCGGGCTGTCCACCGGGACGCTGGCCTCGGCGGCCGGCGCGGCGCTGCAGCCCGGCCTGGCCTGGCGCACGGGCGCGCTGCGCCACGAGCGCCCGGCCGCGCGGGTGCGCTCCTTCCACCTCGGCGGCCGCGAGCGGGCCGCGGTCTCGGTCGCCGGCTCGGAGCACCTCGTGCTCCCCCGGTCGTTCCCCCAGCTGCTCGAGGTCGACGTGCTCCTCGGCTGGGCCGGCGACCTCGCCCGCCCCCTGCAGGGCGCGTCGGCGCTCGCGGGCCTGGCCGGGCGCGTCCCCGGGGTCCGCGCCGGCGCCGGCGCCCTCGCCGGGCGCCTCGCCGGGGCCCTGCCCGGCGGCACGGGCCAGGGGCCCTCCCCGCAGGCCCGCGCCCGCACCCGCTCGGTCGCCGTCGCCGAGGCGTTCACCGTCGACGACCGGCTCCTCGCGCGGGTCGTGCTGCAGGGGCCCGACCCGTACGGGCTCACCGGCGCCCTGCTCGCGCGCGGCGCGCTCGCCGCCGCGCAGGGACGGCTGCGGGGCGCGGGGGCGCTCGGGCCGGTCGACGCGCTGGGGCTCGACGGCCTGGGGGCCCTCGCCCGGGACGCGGGCCTCGTCCCGCTCGAGGAGGGCTGA
- a CDS encoding M14 family zinc carboxypeptidase encodes MRRRPLSLAALALGAVLVAPAPVAAAPGADAGLAADALAERRYDPRAERAAAPARDAVRALTAEVAGPRTGGFPRQTVLRTFPVDEADRSIKLGLVPYHEIARRLNALQRTSDRVSVEVTGRSALGRDLYLVTVTAPETPAQARRQEAMKQRILADPERAAQDRAIARDYKVPVFVNANIHGNEWEGTDASLRVIEELATSSDREVAALLRTTRVYFTVSANPDGRNAGTRRNARDFDLNRDFITASQPETRVMRDAIIRTQPVVLVDEHGYTGTTLIEPGTPPHGQNYEYDLYIKHALPNALGMEAAIQALGYPESARADIPFRDFPPGEWDDWPPIFTPMYSIYHGAVGHTVEFPLRVNNREYDALPVEELRRRSSINTDIAAATIRASIAYADEHRSELVADQIEVFRRGEAGEAQREVPDGYVDGFGPEDRYSTEFPRAYVIPAGRDQRSTPAAARLVQHLLDNDVEVHRASRASSLGGTRYAAGSWVVDMHQAKRGLANVMLESGRDISDDVPVMYDISGWSHGLLWGATVTPVEQGGDSLPGGLREVAGARSWGVVPAAPGRDLLIGLDDAADVAAVNALLARGHVLQLASGGRVVVPAAARADAVRVAREQGVRLSLAPAGLTGTPMDPVTVAAAAEGDELYAMREMGFEVRPVSNAVLDAGFDWTGVDVLVVGAGLDGATLGAPARAALDAFLADGGVVARGTTGAAFNAALDLLEVEAGGGPGTANGVVDVDGSGELTARAPGHSFVYSPVWFTGMGEGVVTEQSYAADPLVAGHWRPLEDGGGAPEDAAGAASVVRGLDETGASVVLFGTRPLFRDHPKGLYAQWANALYWTDATAG; translated from the coding sequence GTGCGTCGCCGTCCACTGTCCCTCGCCGCCCTCGCGCTGGGCGCCGTCCTCGTCGCGCCGGCGCCCGTCGCCGCCGCTCCCGGCGCCGACGCCGGCCTCGCCGCCGACGCGCTCGCCGAGCGCCGGTACGACCCGCGCGCCGAGCGCGCCGCCGCCCCCGCCCGCGACGCCGTGCGGGCCCTCACCGCCGAGGTCGCCGGCCCGCGCACGGGGGGCTTCCCGCGCCAGACCGTGCTGCGGACGTTCCCGGTCGACGAGGCCGACCGCTCGATCAAGCTGGGCCTCGTCCCGTACCACGAGATCGCCCGCCGGCTCAACGCGCTGCAGCGCACCAGCGACCGGGTCAGCGTCGAGGTCACCGGGCGCAGCGCCCTCGGGCGCGACCTCTACCTCGTCACGGTGACCGCCCCCGAGACGCCCGCGCAGGCGCGCCGGCAGGAGGCGATGAAGCAGCGGATCCTCGCCGACCCCGAGCGGGCGGCGCAGGACCGGGCCATCGCGCGCGACTACAAGGTGCCGGTGTTCGTCAACGCGAACATCCACGGCAACGAGTGGGAGGGCACCGACGCGTCGCTGCGCGTCATCGAGGAGCTCGCCACGAGCAGCGACCGCGAGGTGGCCGCGCTGCTGCGCACCACGCGCGTCTACTTCACCGTCTCGGCCAACCCCGACGGGCGCAACGCCGGCACCCGGCGCAACGCGCGCGACTTCGACCTCAACCGCGACTTCATCACGGCCTCGCAGCCGGAGACGCGGGTGATGCGCGACGCGATCATCCGCACCCAGCCCGTCGTCCTCGTCGACGAGCACGGCTACACCGGCACGACGCTCATCGAGCCGGGCACGCCGCCGCACGGGCAGAACTACGAGTACGACCTCTACATCAAGCACGCGCTGCCCAACGCGCTCGGCATGGAGGCGGCGATCCAGGCGCTCGGCTACCCCGAGTCCGCCCGCGCCGACATCCCCTTCCGGGACTTCCCGCCCGGCGAGTGGGACGACTGGCCGCCGATCTTCACGCCGATGTACTCGATCTACCACGGGGCCGTCGGGCACACCGTCGAGTTCCCGCTGCGGGTCAACAACCGCGAGTACGACGCGCTGCCCGTCGAGGAGCTCCGGCGCCGCTCGAGCATCAACACCGACATCGCGGCGGCGACCATCCGCGCCTCCATCGCGTACGCCGACGAGCACCGCAGCGAGCTCGTCGCCGACCAGATCGAGGTGTTCCGCCGCGGCGAGGCCGGCGAGGCCCAGCGCGAGGTCCCGGACGGCTACGTCGACGGCTTCGGGCCGGAGGACCGCTACTCCACCGAGTTCCCGCGGGCGTACGTGATCCCCGCCGGGCGCGACCAGCGCTCCACGCCCGCCGCGGCGCGGCTCGTGCAGCACCTGCTCGACAACGACGTCGAGGTGCACCGCGCGTCGCGGGCGTCCAGCCTCGGCGGCACCCGCTACGCGGCGGGCTCCTGGGTCGTCGACATGCACCAGGCCAAGCGGGGCCTGGCCAACGTCATGCTCGAGTCCGGGCGCGACATCAGCGACGACGTCCCCGTGATGTACGACATCTCGGGCTGGAGCCACGGCCTGCTCTGGGGCGCGACCGTGACCCCGGTGGAGCAGGGCGGCGACTCCCTGCCCGGCGGCCTGCGCGAGGTCGCGGGCGCCCGCTCCTGGGGCGTCGTGCCGGCCGCGCCCGGCCGCGACCTCCTCATCGGCCTGGACGACGCCGCCGACGTGGCCGCCGTCAACGCGCTGCTCGCCCGCGGGCACGTGCTGCAGCTCGCCTCCGGGGGGCGCGTCGTCGTGCCGGCGGCCGCCCGCGCCGACGCCGTGCGCGTGGCCCGCGAGCAGGGCGTCCGGCTCTCCCTCGCCCCCGCGGGGCTCACCGGCACGCCGATGGACCCGGTCACCGTCGCGGCCGCGGCCGAGGGCGACGAGCTCTACGCCATGCGGGAGATGGGCTTCGAGGTGCGCCCGGTCAGCAACGCGGTGCTCGACGCCGGGTTCGACTGGACCGGGGTCGACGTCCTCGTCGTGGGGGCGGGCCTGGACGGCGCCACCCTCGGCGCCCCCGCACGGGCGGCGCTCGACGCGTTCCTCGCCGACGGCGGCGTCGTCGCCCGCGGCACGACGGGCGCGGCGTTCAACGCGGCCCTCGACCTGCTCGAGGTGGAGGCCGGCGGCGGCCCCGGCACGGCCAACGGCGTCGTCGACGTCGACGGGTCCGGCGAGCTCACCGCCCGCGCGCCCGGGCACTCCTTCGTCTACTCCCCGGTGTGGTTCACCGGGATGGGCGAGGGCGTCGTGACCGAGCAGTCGTACGCCGCCGACCCGCTCGTCGCCGGGCACTGGCGCCCGCTCGAGGACGGGGGCGGCGCCCCCGAGGACGCGGCCGGCGCGGCCAGCGTCGTGCGCGGGCTCGACGAGACGGGCGCCTCGGTCGTCCTCTTCGGCACCCGGCCGCTGTTCCGCGACCACCCGAAGGGCCTCTACGCCCAGTGGGCGAACGCCCTCTACTGGACGGACGCCACCGCCGGCTGA
- a CDS encoding ATP-dependent DNA ligase, translated as MLLDDLAAASDALAATTSRLRKVEVLADVLRRAALDEPDEVGLAVAWLSGSLRQRRTGLGPAALRDLPPPADAPSLRLPEVDAAFERAAREAGPGSGARRLEGFRALVARATAREQRLLAGLVVGEVRHGALGGVALDAVARAAGLPGADVRRAAMLGGALGPVAQAALADGAAGLARFRLRVGRPLQPMLAQAADDVGGALARTGPARVEEKLDGVRVQVHRDGGAVLVVTRSLDDVTARLPEVVAAVRGLDVGSAVLDGEVLALGPDGRPLPFQLTASRVGRHDGDAAVPLSVRFFDVLHLDGDDLVAEPARERQAALERAVPAALRVRAREVDGVDGVEEAQAFLDAALARGHEGVVVKALGAPYEAGRRGAAWVKVKPRHTLDLVVLAAEWGHGRRRGTLSNLHLGARDDHAPTGFTMLGKTFKGLTDAMLSWQTERLLALEAGREGHVVRVRPELVVEVAFDGVQTSPRYPGGVALRFARVLRHRPDKRAEDADGIAAVRAIHARPGEG; from the coding sequence GTGCTGCTCGACGACCTCGCCGCCGCGTCGGACGCCCTCGCCGCGACGACGTCGCGCCTGCGCAAGGTCGAGGTGCTCGCCGACGTGCTGCGCCGCGCGGCCCTCGACGAGCCGGACGAGGTCGGCCTCGCCGTCGCGTGGCTCTCCGGGTCGCTGCGCCAGCGCCGCACCGGGCTCGGGCCGGCGGCGCTGCGCGACCTGCCGCCCCCGGCGGACGCGCCGTCCCTGCGCCTGCCCGAGGTGGACGCGGCGTTCGAGCGCGCCGCCCGGGAGGCGGGGCCCGGCTCGGGCGCCCGCCGCCTCGAGGGGTTCCGCGCGCTGGTCGCCCGGGCGACGGCCCGCGAGCAGCGCCTGCTCGCCGGGCTGGTCGTCGGCGAGGTCCGCCACGGGGCGCTGGGCGGGGTCGCGCTCGACGCCGTCGCGCGGGCGGCCGGCCTGCCCGGCGCGGACGTGCGGCGGGCCGCGATGCTCGGCGGGGCCCTGGGCCCGGTCGCGCAGGCGGCGCTCGCCGACGGCGCGGCCGGGCTCGCCCGGTTCCGGCTCCGGGTCGGCCGCCCCCTGCAGCCGATGCTGGCCCAGGCGGCGGACGACGTGGGCGGGGCGCTGGCGCGCACCGGGCCGGCGCGGGTCGAGGAGAAGCTCGACGGGGTGCGGGTGCAGGTGCACCGCGACGGTGGCGCCGTGCTCGTCGTGACCCGGTCGCTGGACGACGTCACCGCCCGCCTGCCGGAGGTCGTGGCGGCCGTGCGCGGCCTCGACGTGGGCTCGGCCGTCCTCGACGGGGAGGTGCTCGCCCTCGGCCCCGACGGGCGGCCCCTGCCGTTCCAGCTCACCGCGTCACGGGTCGGGCGGCACGACGGCGACGCCGCGGTGCCGCTGTCGGTGCGCTTCTTCGACGTGCTCCACCTCGACGGCGACGACCTGGTCGCCGAGCCCGCCCGGGAGCGCCAGGCGGCGCTCGAGCGGGCGGTCCCCGCGGCCCTGCGGGTGCGCGCGCGGGAGGTCGACGGGGTCGACGGGGTCGAGGAGGCGCAGGCGTTCCTCGACGCGGCGCTGGCGCGGGGGCACGAGGGCGTCGTCGTCAAGGCGCTCGGGGCGCCGTACGAGGCCGGGCGGCGCGGCGCCGCCTGGGTCAAGGTGAAGCCGCGCCACACCCTCGACCTCGTCGTCCTCGCCGCGGAGTGGGGCCACGGCCGGCGGCGCGGGACGCTGTCGAACCTGCACCTGGGCGCCCGCGACGACCACGCGCCGACCGGCTTCACGATGCTCGGCAAGACGTTCAAGGGCCTGACCGACGCGATGCTCTCCTGGCAGACCGAGCGCCTCCTCGCGCTGGAGGCCGGCCGCGAGGGCCACGTGGTGCGCGTGCGGCCCGAGCTCGTCGTCGAGGTGGCCTTCGACGGGGTCCAGACGAGCCCGCGCTACCCGGGCGGGGTCGCGCTGCGCTTCGCCCGGGTGCTGCGGCACCGCCCGGACAAGCGGGCCGAGGACGCCGACGGGATCGCCGCCGTCCGCGCGATCCACGCCCGCCCCGGGGAAGGCTGA
- a CDS encoding sulfurtransferase, whose protein sequence is MAPDPAAGLQGYAHPERLVTTDWLAEHLGDPRVVVVESDEDVLLYDTGHVPGAVKVDWHTELNDPTTRDYVDGEGFARLMAAKGIDRGTTVVLYGDRSNWWAAYALWVFELFGHPDVRLLDGGRAAWVAEGRPLVTEVPDRPRTDYPVVERDDARVRAFKEDVLAHLGRPLVDVRSSGEFSGELLHMPDYPQEGAVRGGHVPGARNVPWARAAREDGRFRSREELEALYAGEAGLSPEDDVVVYCRIGERSSHTWFVLTHLLGWDRVRNYDGSWTEWGNSVRTPIERGSGA, encoded by the coding sequence GTGGCGCCCGACCCGGCAGCGGGGCTGCAGGGCTACGCGCACCCCGAGCGGCTCGTGACGACGGACTGGCTGGCCGAGCACCTCGGCGACCCGCGCGTGGTCGTCGTCGAGTCCGACGAGGACGTGCTGCTCTACGACACCGGGCACGTCCCCGGGGCGGTGAAGGTCGACTGGCACACCGAGCTCAACGACCCCACGACGCGCGACTACGTCGACGGCGAGGGCTTCGCCCGGCTCATGGCGGCCAAGGGCATCGACCGGGGCACGACCGTGGTCCTCTACGGCGACCGCAGCAACTGGTGGGCGGCCTACGCGCTGTGGGTGTTCGAGCTCTTCGGGCACCCCGACGTGCGCCTGCTCGACGGCGGCCGGGCGGCCTGGGTCGCCGAGGGCCGGCCCCTGGTCACCGAGGTCCCGGACCGCCCCCGCACCGACTACCCGGTGGTCGAGCGCGACGACGCGCGGGTGCGCGCCTTCAAGGAGGACGTGCTCGCGCACCTGGGGCGCCCCCTCGTCGACGTGCGCTCCTCCGGCGAGTTCAGCGGCGAGCTGCTGCACATGCCGGACTACCCCCAGGAGGGCGCGGTCCGCGGCGGGCACGTCCCCGGCGCGCGCAACGTGCCGTGGGCCCGGGCGGCCCGCGAGGACGGGCGGTTCCGCAGCCGCGAGGAGCTCGAGGCGCTCTACGCGGGCGAGGCCGGCCTGTCCCCCGAGGACGACGTGGTCGTCTACTGCCGCATCGGCGAGCGCTCGTCGCACACCTGGTTCGTGCTGACCCACCTGCTGGGCTGGGACCGCGTGCGCAACTACGACGGCTCGTGGACCGAGTGGGGCAACTCCGTGCGCACCCCGATCGAGCGCGGGAGCGGCGCGTGA